A window of Halichoerus grypus chromosome 12, mHalGry1.hap1.1, whole genome shotgun sequence contains these coding sequences:
- the TWIST1 gene encoding twist-related protein 1: MMQDVSSSPVSPADDSLSNSEEEPDRQQPPSGKRGGRKRRSSRRSAGGGAGPGGAAGGGVGGGDEPGSPAQGKRGKKSAGGGGGGAGGGGGSSSGGGSPQSYEELQTQRVMANVRERQRTQSLNEAFAALRKIIPTLPSDKLSKIQTLKLAARYIDFLYQVLQSDELDSKMASCSYVAHERLSYAFSVWRMEGAWSMSASH, translated from the coding sequence ATGATGCAGGACGTGTCCAGCTCGCCAGTCTCGCCGGCCGACGACAGCCTGAGCAACAGCGAGGAGGAGCCGGACCGGCAGCAGCCGCCGAGCGGCAAGCGCGGGGGGCGCAAGCGGCGCAGCAGCCGGCGCAgcgcgggcggcggcgcggggcccGGTGGGGCCGCGGGCGGGGGCGTCGGAGGCGGCGACGAGCCGGGCAGCCCGGCCCAGGGCAAGCGCGGCAAGAAGTctgcgggcggcggcggcggaggcgccggcggcggcggcggcagcagcagcggcggcgggaGCCCGCAGTCGTACGAGGAGCTGCAGACGCAGCGGGTCATGGCCAACGTGCGGGAACGCCAGCGCACGCAGTCGCTGAACGAGGCGTTCGCCGCGCTGCGGAAAATCATCCCCACGCTGCCCTCGGATAAGCTGAGCAAGATCCAGACCCTCAAGTTGGCGGCCAGGTACATCGACTTCCTCTACCAGGTTCTCCAGAGCGACGAGCTGGACTCCAAGATGGCAAGCTGCAGCTATGTGGCCCACGAGCGACTCAGCTACGCCTTCTCGGTCTGGAGGATGGAGGGGGCCTGGTCCATGTCCGCGTCCCACTAG